TTTTGTTCTGCAAAATTACTAACAATTACTGTGCTAATTTTTACCTAAAAACTCATTTTTTGATTAAGAAATAGTTAAATCTATATTTAACTATATTAAATGATAATAAAATGTGAATAAAATACATCTAAATGTTGATAAGCTATTAAATCATGTTATTATCTTTTGGATAACTATCTCAATCTATAAGACGATTTGATTAAATTTTCATCTTTTTGAACGCCTTTTTTGGCTAAAAACAAAAACAAAATTACCACAAGAATAAGGTAAAACTGCCAGTCTAAATAAAAATTTTGCACACCGTCAGTATAAATATACAAGACTACTCCCGCTAACGCAACAATAATACTCAACCAAATTAATTTTATTTGCAAGGATCTGTTTTTAAATAAGAAAATAGTTACTAAGGCTATAATCGCACTAACTATTAAACTCAAAGAGGAACTCACTTTAAGCAAATCAAGATTTTGGAGTTGAGTAAGAGCATAATCGCTTATAAACGAAAATACTGCCGCCATTACGCCTGCTAAAAATAAATATATGGTTTGTATTCTTTGTATCATTTTTTCTTGTTATCGGTTATCGGTTTTCTGTAGCCAGTAGTCAGACTTAATACTTTGTACTTATATCCTACATCTTATGTCTTATGTCTTACATCTTGTATCTTATATCTTACATCTATCCAACTACAAAAATGGCATTTTTACCA
This portion of the Chitinophagales bacterium genome encodes:
- a CDS encoding DUF4293 domain-containing protein is translated as MIQRIQTIYLFLAGVMAAVFSFISDYALTQLQNLDLLKVSSSLSLIVSAIIALVTIFLFKNRSLQIKLIWLSIIVALAGVVLYIYTDGVQNFYLDWQFYLILVVILFLFLAKKGVQKDENLIKSSYRLR